The following are encoded together in the Tetrapisispora phaffii CBS 4417 chromosome 5, complete genome genome:
- the ERJ5 gene encoding Erj5p (similar to Saccharomyces cerevisiae ERJ5 (YFR041C); ancestral locus Anc_3.548), with protein sequence MFKNKFSLLLLLFSVATLVLSFTTDEVEIFRLQKEIATRYGEEISFYKFLKLPDLDKSTSNQIKKNLKKLAKKYHPDKNPKYKKFYSRLNEVTKILVNESSRKSYDYYLKNGFPDYNFNKGGFYFKRVQPKTWFTLSFIYIIASAMHYVILIIQYSSNQKRISSFIKNCKENDDTNGLGEKRLIFKQYQGDEGKEFLVKFGEVFAFEEDGSTTLISPDTVEQPSIYDCMFFSLPKYLWNTSIGRLFNRNTTEPTGKKLGKRKPKKNIKKEPKVYEIENDNDTYEDVKKRK encoded by the coding sequence ATGTTTAAGAATAAGTTTTCGCTCCTATTGCTTTTATTTTCTGTTGCCACATTAGTACTATCATTCACTACTGATGAAgttgaaatatttagattACAGAAAGAAATTGCTACCAGATATGGTGAAGAAATTAGTttctataaatttttaaaacttCCAGATTTAGATAAATCAACAAGTAACCAGATCAAAAAGAATCTGAAAAAACTAGCTAAGAAGTATCATCCTGATAAGAATCcaaaatataagaaattTTATTCTCGTTTAAATGAGGTCACTAAAATTCTAGTAAATGAAAGTAGCAGGAAGTCCTATGACTACTATTTGAAGAATGGTTTCCCAGAttacaatttcaataaaggTGGTTTCTATTTCAAGAGAGTACAACCAAAGACATGGTTTACATTGTCTTTCATCTATATCATTGCCAGTGCTATGCATTATGTGATATTAATCATCCAATATTCTAGTAACCAAAAACGTATTTCCAGTTTTATTAAGAACTgtaaagaaaatgatgatacAAACGGTTTAGGAGAAAAAAGATTAATCTTTAAGCAATACCAAGGAGATGAGGGCAAGGAATTTTTGGTTAAATTTGGTGAAGTATTTGCATTTGAAGAGGATGGAAGCACAACTTTAATCTCACCTGACACTGTTGAACAACCAAGCATTTATGATTGTATGTTTTTCAGTTTGCCAAAGTATTTATGGAACACTTCCATTGGTAGATTATTTAACAGGAACACAACTGAACCTACAGGTAAAAAGTTAGGTAAACGTAaaccaaagaaaaatataaagaaggAACCTAAGGTttatgaaattgaaaacgATAATGATACTTACGAAGATGttaaaaagagaaaataa
- the TPHA0E02510 gene encoding SAPS family protein (similar to Saccharomyces cerevisiae SAP155 (YFR040W) and SAP4 (YGL229C); ancestral locus Anc_3.547), with product MSFWPFGQNLQQHSNIHKILEEYLQILHNDNENNNDNNDVYDNPPLTISENSSSSLTELLNESIQINRSDSKMINDSNSSININNRTSSFLRSTPNSISDDFLSKRIALKKILDNSFIDRILEETDLLNELMRQNNSLIDFICLGYFYDYESEIIENDNDGEAERKTTNTSPSTLNEEQLEDKKYKKVYHLEYLIDLLMKSVDHIDICEIDGVTPNPDIPNTKVNNHRDEFPTSDNEANVTKNESINNTEVTLSFDSSSSSLNVTSDNPAFNKYFNTANLISDIFSLDIWMLTETLVKNQTYLSKIWSILNHKNCNSERSPLVLIFLKITQNLLATRQDQFLNFIRNLPNFVDNMLRHIEITSLMDFFLKCISTDKLEAPTGIIEFVHDQNLIKKCINYFDNDKYNPDTQICVYEFLKALISISANAPLDEMSIGPNSLTRELASAHVIKQCIDIVITQRGHALNNIVSIVIELIRKNNSDYDQINLLETTIQDNPPSTRDPIYLGYLLKHFASNFSKLFKIIEELTENNEKTFKNQMNEDYSPLGFECFRIAELMAELLHCSNMALMNSRKVENIAKKRDHFRDQLVNQLQDALEDLGIDDNESINKKRSSLDDINGVKETVDNDNVTNFDSESDYEVDESFEIPYINQNQDDKLRTKSTIGDLFKISLYDTRVLNKLLELFLLHPWNNFWHNVIFDIIQQIFNGRMDFSYNSFLVYSLFNLETSKRYGPDTSPQLSTKFSITEDFLLKGYKMSFDYFELHHMNLGYMGHLVLIAEEIVKFSKLYKVELISPDIFTILQKKEWQFYSKEILDNTRIMYSKILGGGNYVDDGNGNIIPQIPEFTQNSKDYNNEESENDSDSTFSDEGSTNSIHTAGGGLINVEALDDSMRNFTESDLHDKLRKLWNDNSLVVEI from the coding sequence ATGTCGTTTTGGCCCTTTGGACAGAATTTACAACAACATTCTaatattcataaaattCTGGAAGaatatcttcaaattttacataatgataatgaaaacaataatgacaataatgATGTTTATGATAATCCTCCTCTAACTATTTCTGAAAACTCAAGTAGTAGTCTAACTGAACTGTTAAACGAGTCCATTCAGATAAATAGATCGGACTCCAAAATGATAAATGACAGCAATAGTAgtattaatataaacaatAGAACTTCTAGTTTTCTAAGAAGCACACCAAATTCGATAAGTGatgattttttatcaaaaagGATAGCtctaaagaaaattttagaTAACTCCTTTATTGACCGAATTTTAGAAGAAactgatttattaaatgagTTAATGAGacaaaataattcattaatcGATTTCATATGTTTGGGTTATTTTTATGATTATGAAAGcgaaattattgaaaatgataatgatggTGAAGCTGAAAGGAAAACAACTAATACTTCACCTTCTACACTAAATGAAGAACAATTAGAGgataaaaaatacaaaaaagtTTATCACttagaatatttaattgatttattaatgaaatcagTTGATCATATAGATATATGTGAAATAGATGGTGTGACTCCGAATCCTGATATTCCAAATACTAAAGTAAATAACCATAGAGATGAGTTTCCTACATCCGATAATGAAGCGAATGTTACCAAAAATGAGAGTATTAATAATACTGAAGTGAcattatcatttgataGTAGTAGCAGTTCATTGAATGTCACTTCCGATAATCCTGCatttaacaaatatttcaatactGCTAATCTGATAtctgatattttttcattagaCATATGGATGTTAACAGAAACTTTAGTTAAAAACCAAACATATCTAAGCAAGATATGGTCAATTCTAAACCATAAGAACTGTAATAGTGAAAGATCACCGCTAGTgctaatatttttaaaaataactCAGAATTTACTTGCTACTAGACAagatcaatttttaaattttatacGGAATTTACCAAACTTTGTTGATAATATGTTAAGGCATATTGAAATAACATCTCTTATggatttttttttaaaatgcATTTCAACTGATAAACTTGAGGCACCAACTGGTATAATTGAGTTTGTACATGAccaaaatttaataaaaaaatgcattaactattttgataatgataaatacAATCCTGATACCCAAATATGTGTTTATGAATTTCTGAAGGCCCTAATCTCAATTTCAGCAAATGCTCCACTGGATGAAATGTCAATTGGCCCAAATTCACTAACCAGAGAATTAGCTTCTGCTCATGTAATAAAACAGTGTATTGACATAGTAATAACTCAAAGAGGTCATGCATTAAATAACATTGTTTCGATAGTTATCGAGTTAATCAGAAAGAATAATTCTGATTATGATCAAATTAATTTGTTAGAGACCACTATTCAAGATAACCCACCCTCGACACGAGACCCAATATATCTGGGTTATTTGCTCAAACATTTTGCATCGAActtttctaaattatttaaaatcataGAAGAATTGACAGAAAATAACGAAAAGACGTTCAAAAATCAAATGAATGAAGATTATTCGCCACTTGGTTTTGAATGCTTCAGAATTGCGGAACTAATGGCTGAATTATTACACTGTTCAAATATGGCTCTAATGAATTCTAGAAAGGTTGAAAATATTGCTAAGAAGAGGGATCATTTTAGAGATCAGTTAGTTAATCAATTACAAGATGCATTAGAAGATTTAGgtattgatgataatgaatctattaataaaaagCGGTCAAGCTTAGATGATATAAATGGTGTTAAGGAGACAgttgataatgataatgtaACTAATTTCGATTCAGAAAGTGATTATGAAGTAGATGAATCGTTTGAGATCCCATAcataaatcaaaatcaagATGACAAACTTCGTACAAAGTCTACAATTGGTGATCTGTTCAAAATTAGTTTATATGATACAAGAGTactaaataaattattggaattatttttattgcaTCCATGGAATAATTTCTGGCATAATGTTATCTTTGATAtaattcaacaaattttCAACGGAAGAATGGATTTCTCttataattcatttttggTATACTCgttatttaatttagaAACATCTAAACGATATGGACCAGATACAAGTCCACAGCTTTCGACTAAATTCAGTATCACCGAAGATTTTTTACTAAAAGGTTACAAAATGTCATTTGACTATTTTGAATTACATCATATGAATTTAGGTTACATGGGTCATTTGGTATTGATTGCTGAAGAGATCGtaaaattttctaaattatataaagttGAATTGATATCTCCAGATATCTTTACtattttacaaaagaaagaatGGCAATTTTATTCCAAAGAAATCTTAGATAATACTAGAATTATGTATTCCAAAATTTTAGGTGGTGGTAATTATGTCGATGATGGGAATGGAAATATAATTCCTCAAATTCCAGAATTTACTCAAAATTCTAAGGACTATAATAATGAGGAATCAGAAAATGATTCAGATTCGACATTTAGTGATGAAGGCTCTACAAATAGTATCCATACTGCTGGCGGTGGATTAATTAATGTTGAAGCATTGGACGATAGTATGAGAAATTTTACAGAATCAGATCTTCATGATAAATTGAGAAAGCTATGGAATGATAACTCTTTAGTTGTAGAAATATAA